The Candidatus Nitrosotalea sinensis genome contains a region encoding:
- a CDS encoding ArsR/SmtB family transcription factor: MPTDPHAKRLLWFVFVGSKGGLNRIRLVSCIRNKPLNANQLAKEMNLDYKAIQHHVKVLEKNNLITRVGDKYGAAFFVSTFLEVNMSVFDEIVSKLEKST; this comes from the coding sequence ATGCCCACAGATCCTCATGCAAAACGTCTGCTGTGGTTTGTATTTGTGGGATCAAAAGGGGGGCTAAACAGAATTCGCCTTGTATCATGTATACGCAACAAACCCCTTAATGCAAACCAACTTGCCAAAGAGATGAATCTTGATTACAAGGCAATCCAGCACCACGTCAAAGTTTTAGAGAAAAACAATCTGATAACTCGAGTAGGAGACAAGTATGGAGCTGCCTTTTTTGTTTCCACCTTTCTTGAAGTAAACATGTCTGTCTTTGATGAAATTGTAAGCAAATTGGAAAAAAGTACATAA
- a CDS encoding radical SAM protein, with product MFDYDYPLYRPPSEARSLIFQVTLGCSFNKCSYCNMYRSKEYSERPLEEIKSEIDLAARHMPGTTRIFLADGDALNLPTDTMIQILDYIRPRFPNLERISCYAMPQNILKKSPEELQKIYTAGLTMFYIGIESGSDIILKKVTKGATGQTIIKSCQKAKDAGYTISCMIILGLGGKTYSRQHIEDTAKVLSAAAPNYVGALTLHLEDGIRDEFLTKFKEPFLPIDDSEALSELELLVSKIEPSAEVVFRANHGSNAYPIGGTFPQDKQAMMEKISYLKSHPELCRPVGFRGF from the coding sequence ATGTTTGATTATGATTATCCCCTGTACCGGCCCCCGTCTGAGGCAAGGTCTCTCATATTCCAGGTAACACTAGGATGTTCCTTTAACAAATGTTCATACTGTAACATGTATCGTTCAAAAGAATATTCAGAAAGGCCATTAGAGGAGATAAAATCAGAGATAGATCTTGCTGCAAGACATATGCCTGGTACCACCAGAATATTTCTTGCAGATGGTGATGCATTAAATCTGCCAACTGACACCATGATACAAATTCTAGATTACATACGACCTAGATTTCCAAATCTTGAGCGCATCTCGTGTTATGCCATGCCGCAAAATATCTTGAAAAAATCCCCAGAGGAATTACAGAAAATATACACTGCTGGATTGACCATGTTTTACATTGGCATAGAAAGTGGATCTGATATCATACTGAAAAAAGTTACAAAAGGTGCTACAGGTCAGACAATAATAAAATCATGTCAAAAAGCAAAAGATGCAGGATATACCATATCATGTATGATAATTTTGGGCCTTGGAGGAAAGACATACTCTAGACAGCACATTGAAGATACTGCAAAAGTCTTGAGTGCAGCTGCGCCAAACTATGTTGGTGCGCTAACCCTACATTTGGAGGACGGTATTCGTGATGAGTTTTTGACCAAGTTCAAGGAGCCGTTTCTTCCAATTGATGACTCTGAGGCACTTTCAGAGCTCGAATTACTAGTATCTAAGATAGAACCTAGTGCCGAGGTAGTATTTCGTGCAAACCATGGGTCAAATGCGTATCCTATAGGTGGAACATTTCCACAGGACAAACAGGCGATGATGGAGAAGATATCATATCTAAAATCACATCCTGAGTTGTGCAGACCGGTTGGCTTTAGAGGATTTTAA
- a CDS encoding glycosyltransferase → MLDLVFFTSPIGLGHATRDIAIAGNLTDISKRFVSGGAAPRIISQNGFDVEDLYRPPPFMVKNGKMEKPLRWLFGYYSYYKQCKAISSEVLGKYSPRVVASDEDFASLVVAQEEGLKTILVTDILETSFASGIGSLIEKKMNKSMKKIIQKCDLVILPEAGDNQDNMVRVGPIVRDTTQSREQIREKLGFTRKTIVVSIGGTDSGKFLIEKAIEAHSKIKSETDLVIVSGPSLDINNPGIRNLGFVNNLHEVIFAADLVVSLAGKSTIDEARHYGTPGIFIPIKGHFEQEDNARELGYTYDDILHLDRIILEKINQKREPKPFDGAKKAAEMIRKLVMA, encoded by the coding sequence ATGCTTGACTTGGTGTTTTTCACAAGCCCGATAGGACTTGGACATGCAACAAGAGACATTGCAATTGCTGGAAATCTTACAGATATCTCAAAGAGATTTGTAAGCGGTGGTGCTGCTCCAAGAATTATCTCACAAAATGGATTTGATGTGGAGGACTTGTACAGACCACCGCCTTTCATGGTGAAAAACGGAAAGATGGAAAAGCCATTACGGTGGCTGTTTGGATATTATTCATATTACAAACAGTGTAAGGCAATATCATCAGAGGTACTTGGAAAGTACAGCCCAAGAGTTGTTGCAAGTGATGAAGATTTTGCATCACTTGTTGTTGCACAAGAAGAGGGATTAAAGACAATTTTAGTGACAGACATACTTGAAACAAGCTTTGCAAGCGGGATTGGCTCTTTGATTGAGAAAAAGATGAACAAATCAATGAAGAAAATAATCCAAAAGTGTGATCTTGTCATATTGCCAGAGGCTGGAGATAATCAAGACAACATGGTGCGTGTTGGACCCATTGTACGGGATACAACCCAGTCACGAGAACAGATACGAGAAAAACTTGGATTTACAAGAAAAACAATTGTTGTAAGCATTGGAGGAACTGATTCTGGAAAATTCTTGATAGAAAAAGCAATAGAAGCACATTCCAAGATAAAGTCAGAGACAGATCTTGTCATAGTATCAGGACCATCTCTTGACATCAATAATCCAGGAATTAGAAATCTTGGGTTTGTCAACAACTTGCACGAAGTAATATTTGCTGCAGATCTAGTGGTATCTCTTGCAGGCAAGTCCACAATTGATGAAGCAAGGCATTATGGAACTCCCGGGATATTCATTCCAATAAAGGGACACTTTGAGCAAGAAGACAATGCAAGAGAACTTGGGTACACCTATGATGATATATTACATCTTGATAGAATAATTCTAGAAAAGATAAACCAAAAAAGAGAGCCTAAACCCTTTGATGGTGCAAAAAAGGCAGCAGAAATGATAAGAAAATTAGTCATGGCATGA
- a CDS encoding amino acid kinase family protein, whose protein sequence is MTKLVVSKFGGSAVGVDGVLIPTIIKRINELKKDSKVIAVFSAPLTVYNGKQRSLTDIALEIGRNAEKGERTDIMAVKKPYQKIVEMVDKKLQDKCNATINSFLDKVESVLSEIIQKREFANENRARLLAYSGEILMSHVMNYVIQSSEIKSNVIPFDTWPIITDNNLESANFLARESAERLGDTEKLLEQNDVLSIGGFIGKTVDGLETTYERGGSDRTAADLGILFSKKYDTRIDFEKDSAVLSADPRVVKEELESITSLSYNEARIAGMFGMKILDPIAIKEIVENGVDMPIIITDMGKPEKITKIERSPGQKNGHPLKIVTGKKNCAIVRIEKESAERLFNSLDKDRRYSEFVVLSPFTRDDIEFTRILFLDGDYVKRNERYILGFDSLASITYNRGVITLIGDEMWRVQQVASKASSRIGEAGLNILNMDAQEETSRIIIVTEDSGDNIEKAIRAVHAERSKIKFV, encoded by the coding sequence TTGACAAAACTAGTTGTTTCAAAATTTGGTGGCAGTGCAGTGGGGGTTGACGGTGTACTGATACCCACCATAATCAAGAGAATAAATGAATTAAAAAAAGACTCGAAGGTAATTGCAGTCTTTTCTGCTCCACTTACTGTGTATAACGGTAAACAAAGATCACTTACAGACATTGCGCTGGAGATTGGACGAAATGCGGAAAAAGGAGAAAGGACAGACATAATGGCAGTAAAAAAGCCATATCAAAAAATAGTTGAGATGGTCGACAAGAAACTACAGGACAAATGTAATGCTACCATCAATTCCTTCTTGGACAAGGTGGAATCAGTCCTGTCTGAGATAATACAGAAAAGAGAGTTTGCAAATGAAAACAGGGCAAGACTTCTTGCATATTCTGGAGAGATACTAATGTCACATGTGATGAACTATGTAATACAGAGCTCTGAAATAAAATCAAATGTCATACCATTTGACACATGGCCTATAATCACGGATAACAACTTGGAATCTGCAAACTTTCTTGCCAGAGAATCCGCAGAAAGATTGGGCGATACTGAGAAACTACTTGAACAAAATGATGTCCTGTCAATAGGTGGATTTATCGGCAAGACGGTGGATGGGCTTGAAACTACATATGAGAGAGGAGGTTCTGACAGGACTGCTGCAGATCTTGGCATTTTGTTTAGTAAAAAATACGATACCAGAATTGATTTTGAAAAGGACAGTGCCGTCTTGTCTGCAGATCCTAGAGTTGTAAAAGAAGAGCTGGAGAGCATTACCAGCCTGTCATACAACGAGGCAAGAATTGCAGGAATGTTTGGTATGAAGATTCTTGATCCAATTGCAATAAAAGAAATTGTTGAGAACGGCGTTGATATGCCAATAATAATTACAGACATGGGAAAGCCTGAAAAGATTACAAAGATAGAACGCAGTCCAGGTCAGAAAAACGGTCACCCACTCAAGATAGTAACAGGAAAGAAGAATTGTGCCATAGTAAGAATTGAAAAAGAATCTGCTGAACGTCTCTTTAATTCACTTGACAAGGACAGAAGATACAGTGAGTTTGTAGTACTTTCTCCATTTACAAGAGATGACATTGAATTTACAAGGATATTATTTTTAGATGGTGATTATGTCAAGCGAAATGAGCGATACATACTAGGGTTTGACTCTCTTGCATCAATTACATACAACAGGGGTGTAATCACTTTGATAGGAGATGAGATGTGGCGAGTCCAGCAGGTTGCGTCAAAGGCAAGCTCCAGAATAGGAGAAGCCGGACTGAACATACTAAATATGGATGCACAAGAAGAGACATCAAGGATAATTATTGTAACAGAAGATAGTGGAGATAACATCGAAAAGGCAATACGAGCAGTACATGCTGAAAGATCAAAAATAAAGTTCGTCTAG
- a CDS encoding branched-chain amino acid transaminase — translation MKTQSKIWMNGKLVPYNNAKVHVLTHALHYSTAIFEGIRCYNTPKGPMIFRLPEHVERLFKSARMYSMKMPYNKNEISQGIINTVKASKLKECYIRPLAYYGHGVMGLTPTPNKVEVAIACWEWNAGESSAGKTRGARCKVSSWLRIDSRSQPMQAKAASNYANAALARVEALRDGYDEAIMLNYHGKVSEGSAENIFIVNNGKISTPPLNAGILDGITRDSVIKIARSEGLEVIERDIDREDLYVADEVFMTGTAAEVKSVTEIDNVPVGNGKPGEITRKLQDTFFEVSRGKDERYLDWFTPVA, via the coding sequence ATGAAAACACAGAGTAAGATATGGATGAATGGCAAACTTGTACCATACAACAATGCCAAGGTACATGTACTAACACATGCGTTACATTATTCAACTGCAATATTTGAAGGAATTAGATGTTACAATACTCCAAAAGGCCCAATGATATTTCGATTACCAGAACATGTAGAGAGACTCTTCAAGTCTGCCAGGATGTATTCAATGAAGATGCCTTACAACAAAAATGAGATATCACAAGGAATAATCAATACTGTAAAGGCAAGCAAGCTCAAAGAATGCTACATCAGACCGCTTGCATATTATGGTCATGGCGTTATGGGACTGACACCTACACCAAACAAAGTTGAAGTTGCAATAGCATGCTGGGAATGGAACGCAGGAGAATCAAGTGCTGGCAAGACACGTGGAGCAAGATGCAAGGTTTCAAGTTGGTTGAGAATTGATTCAAGATCTCAGCCAATGCAAGCAAAGGCTGCATCAAATTATGCAAATGCCGCTCTTGCAAGAGTAGAGGCATTAAGAGATGGATATGATGAGGCAATCATGTTAAACTATCACGGAAAAGTATCAGAGGGAAGTGCAGAAAATATTTTTATTGTAAATAACGGCAAGATATCAACTCCTCCACTAAATGCAGGAATACTGGACGGGATAACAAGAGACAGTGTGATAAAAATTGCACGATCAGAAGGATTGGAGGTAATTGAGCGAGACATTGACAGAGAAGACCTCTATGTTGCAGACGAGGTCTTTATGACAGGTACTGCAGCAGAGGTAAAATCTGTGACTGAGATTGATAATGTACCAGTTGGAAACGGCAAACCAGGAGAGATCACGCGCAAGCTCCAGGATACATTCTTTGAGGTATCAAGAGGAAAAGATGAGCGATACTTGGATTGGTTTACTCCAGTAGCATGA
- a CDS encoding MBL fold metallo-hydrolase: protein MKVTQLYSASVIIEDKGVKVLCDPWLVGEEYFGSWGMYPPYYFKAENFKSIDFIYISHIHPDHCSLKTLEKLDKKIPVLIHNFPIKFLKNTIESMGFRVIELEHNLRTRLKGDFHINILAGDNCNPEICGKLMGCVGIQSKFETAQIDTIVVMDNDDGQVIVNVNDCPLQIGESTATQIKQQYKNVDVLLLGYSSATSYPHCYELDVKEKTMEAEIKQKNKLESARKYIEILEPRFYIPFAGRYTLAGKNYQLNRYRGEPELEVAFDWFVQNGPQNSKPILLNYDSYLDLDTGETSEKYIRIDEKEKEKYAREKLASVKFDYENTPVPSADEIYQLIPQAYERFEKERNNIGFTSDVVIVLPISDAEMVIISRDGTGFKRISSEFENTIPKYIKMTVDPRLLKWLLQGPKKANWSTADIGSHIRYKRVPNTYHRGLFRGWNHFYSGRYQVIA, encoded by the coding sequence ATGAAAGTAACCCAACTTTATTCTGCATCAGTGATTATTGAGGATAAAGGAGTCAAGGTGTTGTGCGATCCTTGGCTTGTAGGAGAGGAATATTTCGGGTCATGGGGAATGTATCCTCCATATTATTTCAAGGCAGAGAATTTCAAGTCAATAGATTTCATATATATCAGTCACATACATCCTGACCACTGCAGCCTCAAGACACTTGAGAAGCTTGACAAGAAAATACCTGTGCTGATTCACAACTTTCCAATCAAGTTTCTAAAAAATACCATAGAAAGCATGGGTTTTAGAGTAATTGAACTTGAGCATAATTTAAGAACAAGACTCAAGGGTGATTTTCATATCAACATACTTGCAGGAGATAATTGCAATCCAGAGATATGCGGTAAGTTGATGGGTTGTGTTGGAATCCAGTCAAAATTTGAGACAGCCCAGATAGATACAATTGTAGTGATGGATAATGACGATGGCCAGGTAATAGTCAATGTAAATGATTGTCCACTACAGATAGGAGAAAGTACTGCAACTCAGATCAAACAGCAATACAAGAATGTAGATGTATTGTTGCTGGGGTATTCCAGTGCAACATCATATCCACATTGCTATGAGCTTGATGTCAAAGAAAAGACAATGGAAGCAGAGATTAAACAAAAAAATAAGCTTGAATCCGCTAGAAAGTATATCGAAATATTAGAGCCTAGGTTCTACATTCCTTTTGCAGGAAGATACACACTTGCTGGAAAGAATTACCAGTTAAACAGATATCGTGGAGAGCCTGAGCTTGAGGTTGCTTTTGATTGGTTTGTACAAAATGGTCCACAGAATAGCAAACCAATTTTATTAAACTATGATAGCTATCTTGATCTTGATACTGGAGAGACATCAGAGAAATACATCAGGATTGATGAAAAAGAAAAAGAAAAGTATGCCAGAGAAAAACTCGCAAGTGTAAAATTTGATTATGAAAACACGCCTGTGCCAAGTGCTGATGAAATCTACCAGTTGATACCACAAGCATATGAGAGATTTGAGAAAGAGAGAAACAATATTGGTTTTACTTCAGATGTTGTAATTGTGTTGCCAATATCAGATGCAGAAATGGTGATTATATCTCGAGATGGTACTGGGTTTAAGAGAATTTCATCAGAATTTGAAAATACCATACCAAAGTACATCAAGATGACTGTAGACCCAAGACTTTTGAAATGGCTCTTACAGGGACCAAAAAAAGCAAACTGGTCCACTGCAGATATTGGCTCTCACATACGATACAAGAGAGTTCCAAATACATATCACCGAGGATTGTTCCGTGGATGGAATCATTTCTATTCTGGAAGATATCAAGTCATTGCCTAG
- a CDS encoding archaeosortase/exosortase family protein: MLQSIRSRLSSKTVFGLVLMSFAFGLYFIYQTGNGKMLFLPPIGIAVFVAGFHVGFSGTSFYSKFRGMMLFMALAVFMSWMAWDTGLHDYIVNSSYGSFLTGVTIKFSVYVLNLLGYNVSNTGGQIIFSGNSMIQSFDVVNSCSGADTTILFLAAFILMLADQGRRASIRKLAVCFVGGGIGTYLVSMMRVPLLGIVGYHYGYDTLETYHMYSGYLIFLGSIVAFWYLSLRWINKKDHVVIKQASP; the protein is encoded by the coding sequence ATGTTACAGAGTATAAGGTCGCGTTTATCCTCAAAGACAGTATTTGGGTTAGTTTTAATGTCATTTGCCTTTGGTCTGTATTTCATCTATCAGACAGGCAATGGTAAGATGCTTTTTCTTCCACCAATAGGCATTGCAGTATTTGTGGCAGGATTTCATGTAGGATTTTCTGGCACAAGTTTTTATTCAAAGTTTAGAGGCATGATGCTTTTCATGGCCCTTGCAGTATTCATGTCGTGGATGGCATGGGACACTGGACTGCACGACTATATAGTAAATTCATCATATGGTAGCTTTCTTACTGGTGTGACAATAAAATTTTCAGTGTATGTGTTGAATCTTTTAGGATATAATGTCTCAAACACAGGAGGGCAGATAATATTTTCAGGCAATTCAATGATTCAATCATTTGATGTAGTAAATAGCTGTAGTGGTGCAGATACAACCATTTTGTTTCTTGCGGCATTCATTCTGATGTTGGCCGATCAGGGCCGCCGTGCATCCATCAGAAAACTCGCAGTATGTTTTGTTGGAGGAGGGATTGGAACATATCTTGTATCCATGATGAGAGTTCCACTTTTAGGCATAGTGGGATATCATTATGGGTATGATACGTTAGAGACGTATCATATGTACTCTGGATATCTCATCTTTCTTGGTTCAATTGTAGCATTTTGGTATCTCTCGTTACGTTGGATAAATAAAAAAGATCATGTGGTAATAAAACAGGCAAGTCCCTGA
- a CDS encoding 6-bladed beta-propeller, translating into MNWYFLVITSFLMITMTFSLIAFAEEYNIPSWIKNNARWWSEGSLGDDDFLKGIQYLVQQKIISIPNSQSMTNTSHSIPQWVRTNAGWWSKGQISDDDFTKGIQYLINNGIINPSSNQSNQTSTENAIVSLNNIIFPNGQLKDPIGIAINSLGNIYVTDTGNDRVQVFDSSGNFLFGFGSYGSGNSQFNGPRGIQCDYADNIYVVDQGNNRIQIFDSSGNYISQFGSEQLNSPHSILIKSRSDGFFYVTDGNNEVVKFDSAYHFVVKFGSTGSGNGQFNYPTGIARDSVGNIYVPDSENNRIQIFDSSGNYISQFGTKGSGKGQFDNPTSIHVGKSGYIYVLDSGNGRLVQLDLSKHYLSQIGSNGTGNGQLINPHGIRFDDSGNVYIVDTGNNRVEKFDSSGKYLLQFGSINSTNSTQNETTTENINETVNDNTKHHHSGDDQGGNRKLGSSRKHNHGQ; encoded by the coding sequence ATGAACTGGTACTTTCTAGTAATCACATCTTTTTTGATGATAACAATGACTTTTTCATTAATAGCCTTCGCTGAAGAATACAACATTCCATCATGGATAAAGAATAATGCAAGGTGGTGGTCCGAAGGCTCGCTTGGGGATGACGATTTTCTAAAAGGCATTCAATATTTGGTACAACAAAAGATTATCTCCATTCCAAATTCCCAATCAATGACAAACACATCCCATTCGATACCGCAGTGGGTAAGAACCAATGCTGGATGGTGGTCAAAAGGTCAGATATCAGATGATGATTTTACTAAAGGGATCCAATATTTGATTAATAATGGAATAATCAACCCATCTAGCAATCAATCAAATCAAACCAGCACTGAAAATGCAATTGTTAGCTTAAATAATATTATCTTTCCCAATGGTCAGCTTAAAGATCCTATTGGCATAGCAATTAACAGTTTGGGAAATATCTATGTCACAGATACTGGCAACGATCGAGTTCAAGTTTTTGATAGTTCAGGGAATTTTTTGTTTGGATTTGGCTCATATGGCTCTGGCAATAGTCAATTTAATGGTCCAAGGGGCATTCAATGTGATTATGCAGACAATATCTACGTAGTTGATCAAGGAAATAATCGAATTCAGATATTCGACTCTTCCGGAAATTACATATCTCAATTTGGTAGCGAACAGCTTAATTCTCCACATTCAATTCTAATTAAAAGTAGATCAGATGGCTTTTTTTATGTCACCGACGGAAATAATGAGGTAGTCAAATTTGATTCAGCATATCATTTTGTCGTAAAGTTTGGCTCAACAGGTTCAGGTAATGGTCAGTTTAACTATCCAACAGGTATAGCTAGGGATAGCGTGGGTAACATCTATGTTCCTGATTCCGAAAACAATCGAATTCAGATATTCGACTCTTCCGGAAATTACATATCTCAATTTGGTACAAAAGGTTCTGGCAAGGGACAGTTTGACAATCCCACTAGTATACATGTTGGCAAATCAGGTTACATCTATGTTCTTGACAGTGGAAATGGGCGTCTTGTACAACTAGATCTCTCAAAACACTATCTCTCACAGATTGGATCAAACGGTACCGGTAATGGTCAACTAATTAATCCACATGGAATACGATTTGACGATTCAGGCAATGTCTACATTGTTGATACGGGAAACAATCGTGTTGAAAAATTTGATTCTTCAGGTAAGTACCTGCTACAGTTCGGCTCTATCAATTCGACCAACTCTACCCAGAATGAGACAACAACAGAAAACATCAATGAAACAGTTAATGACAATACTAAACATCACCATAGTGGTGATGATCAAGGAGGTAATAGAAAGCTGGGTAGCAGTCGTAAACACAATCACGGACAATAA
- a CDS encoding SRPBCC family protein, with the protein MTTVTKTIDIKEKTLNVFTYFARPEHISDQFEERVGMTVVPMDVKAGMGVGTTFRVIGDFDGKRLEWDCETTEFIPERKVAAKMIQGPFKKWEIAVNFEDLGEKLTRVTMTVDYDMPFGPLGAIMDKAKFAKVAEKGMETALYRVRGLLEGNGSIPVYITLDAYRKLLAEKEKMNNAPVSTVLTKILEKYSQVEAVN; encoded by the coding sequence ATGACCACTGTCACTAAGACAATTGATATCAAAGAAAAGACCTTGAATGTATTCACATACTTTGCAAGACCTGAACACATCTCCGACCAGTTCGAAGAAAGAGTTGGAATGACTGTAGTTCCAATGGATGTCAAGGCAGGAATGGGAGTAGGAACAACATTTAGAGTAATCGGTGACTTTGATGGCAAGAGATTAGAGTGGGACTGTGAGACAACAGAATTCATTCCAGAAAGAAAGGTAGCAGCCAAGATGATTCAAGGACCATTCAAGAAATGGGAAATTGCAGTAAATTTTGAAGACCTTGGTGAAAAATTAACCCGAGTTACCATGACAGTAGACTATGACATGCCATTTGGCCCATTGGGCGCAATAATGGATAAAGCAAAGTTTGCCAAGGTAGCAGAAAAAGGAATGGAGACTGCTTTGTACAGAGTAAGAGGCCTTCTTGAAGGCAACGGATCAATTCCAGTATACATTACACTTGATGCATACAGAAAACTCTTGGCAGAGAAAGAAAAAATGAACAATGCTCCAGTTTCTACTGTACTGACAAAGATATTAGAGAAATATTCTCAAGTCGAAGCAGTAAACTAA
- a CDS encoding COX15/CtaA family protein, protein MYYKYLALASLIILYSLMFIGGYLQASGQGLTCPKWPLCPSGLLPSAEFLTEWIHRFIAATTGVLIVATAVGAWRVKGSHKKIKITGTLAGIFAVSQIGLGAVVINTQLHAVVVAIHNGVGILLFAMTLLTVLFAFRIQRGPKIETSA, encoded by the coding sequence ATGTACTACAAGTATCTCGCCCTTGCTTCTCTAATCATTCTATATTCTCTAATGTTCATTGGTGGATATTTGCAAGCAAGCGGTCAAGGACTGACATGTCCCAAGTGGCCTTTATGTCCAAGTGGATTGCTACCATCTGCAGAATTTCTCACTGAATGGATCCACCGATTCATTGCTGCAACAACCGGAGTTCTGATAGTTGCAACAGCAGTAGGAGCATGGAGAGTAAAGGGCTCGCACAAAAAAATAAAGATAACCGGTACACTTGCAGGAATCTTTGCAGTATCTCAAATAGGACTTGGAGCAGTAGTGATTAACACACAACTACATGCTGTTGTAGTTGCAATCCACAATGGTGTTGGGATACTACTATTTGCAATGACTTTGCTTACAGTCTTGTTTGCATTTAGAATTCAACGTGGACCAAAGATAGAAACTAGTGCTTAG
- a CDS encoding cupredoxin domain-containing protein, whose translation MSHTEHEAPIMRTSPARLGKMLAILLGIMVVGGAIFFLNYDYWNSYLPTAGKIQEGLGSHEGGGGGGGKVTGKTIETNLEFMESPDFKVYAFNALSGDGKNPEIHANVGDKIVIHVKNGGKSFHAFGITDAKEGTGPIIDGTAVGTADNPLKPGKGGDATFVPSKAGEYYYICVVPGHRELGMEGKIEVAPSGGSAEASGAAVAPTGNKVEFTVSFVMSADFKQYAFNALPGQPGTNPDIKVKSGDTVTIHVKNDSKSFHAFGVVVDPDNPSDVLWNSAVGTPDNPLKPGKSGDVTFVAGAPGTYHYICTVPGHAALGMDAKFIVE comes from the coding sequence ATGAGCCACACAGAACACGAAGCTCCTATAATGAGGACAAGCCCTGCTAGATTGGGCAAGATGCTTGCAATCTTGTTAGGTATTATGGTAGTCGGTGGAGCAATCTTTTTCCTCAATTATGATTATTGGAACTCTTATCTTCCAACCGCAGGCAAGATCCAAGAAGGTCTTGGCTCCCATGAAGGAGGTGGAGGCGGTGGAGGTAAAGTAACTGGAAAGACCATTGAAACAAACTTGGAATTCATGGAATCTCCAGACTTTAAGGTATACGCATTTAACGCATTATCTGGTGACGGCAAGAACCCAGAAATTCATGCAAATGTAGGTGACAAGATAGTAATTCATGTTAAAAACGGGGGTAAATCATTCCACGCATTTGGTATCACTGATGCCAAGGAGGGAACAGGCCCAATCATAGATGGTACTGCAGTAGGTACTGCTGACAATCCATTAAAGCCAGGCAAGGGTGGAGATGCAACATTTGTTCCATCAAAAGCTGGTGAATACTATTACATTTGTGTAGTTCCAGGCCACAGAGAACTTGGAATGGAAGGAAAAATAGAAGTTGCTCCAAGTGGTGGAAGCGCAGAAGCATCTGGCGCAGCAGTAGCACCAACTGGAAACAAGGTAGAATTTACAGTAAGTTTTGTAATGAGTGCTGACTTTAAACAATATGCATTTAATGCATTGCCAGGTCAGCCAGGTACTAATCCTGATATCAAAGTAAAGTCAGGTGACACAGTAACAATTCATGTGAAAAATGACAGCAAGTCATTCCACGCATTTGGAGTTGTAGTAGATCCAGACAATCCATCTGATGTACTATGGAACTCTGCAGTTGGCACACCAGACAATCCATTAAAACCAGGAAAGAGTGGTGATGTTACATTTGTAGCAGGAGCACCAGGAACTTATCACTATATCTGTACAGTTCCGGGACATGCGGCACTTGGAATGGATGCCAAATTCATAGTTGAATAA